From the Photobacterium sp. GJ3 genome, one window contains:
- a CDS encoding (Fe-S)-binding protein, translated as MQIHRLYPAKPQKVYLYATCLVDLFDPQAGLDAIALIEREGIEVIYIPKQTCCGQPAYSSGYNDEARQVALSQMDLFPEPWPVIVLSGSCGGMMHHHYRRLFQNTAWEKNVVQFCDRVFELTEFLVKVCRVQWQDSGTPASVVMHTSCAARREMQVHLTAGALLAQLQQVEVRQQAYESECCGFGGTFSVRHPKISQAMVEDKTRHLSDAHADHLVSADWGCLLNINGALSYQDNPLQGQHLASFLLSRTGGVHE; from the coding sequence GTGCAGATTCATCGCCTTTATCCTGCAAAACCACAAAAAGTCTACCTTTATGCGACCTGCCTGGTGGATCTGTTTGACCCGCAAGCCGGGCTGGATGCCATCGCTCTGATTGAACGCGAAGGCATTGAAGTCATTTATATCCCCAAACAAACCTGTTGCGGACAGCCTGCCTACAGCAGTGGCTACAATGACGAAGCGCGTCAGGTTGCTTTGAGTCAGATGGATCTATTTCCGGAGCCCTGGCCGGTGATCGTCCTGTCCGGTTCCTGCGGCGGTATGATGCACCACCATTACCGGCGTCTGTTTCAAAACACGGCATGGGAGAAAAACGTCGTTCAGTTTTGTGACCGGGTGTTTGAACTGACCGAGTTTCTGGTCAAGGTTTGCCGAGTGCAGTGGCAGGACAGCGGGACACCGGCTTCCGTGGTGATGCATACCTCCTGCGCTGCCCGGCGTGAAATGCAGGTTCACCTCACTGCGGGCGCGTTGCTGGCACAACTGCAGCAGGTAGAAGTCCGGCAACAGGCTTACGAAAGTGAGTGCTGTGGCTTCGGCGGGACTTTTTCCGTTCGTCATCCCAAGATCAGTCAGGCCATGGTGGAAGATAAGACCCGCCACCTGAGCGACGCGCACGCGGATCATCTTGTCAGTGCAGACTGGGGATGCCTGCTGAATATCAACGGCGCATTGTCCTATCAGGACAATCCGTTACAAGGGCAGCATCTGGCCAGTTTTCTGCTCAGCCGGACCGGAGGTGTCCATGAGTAA
- a CDS encoding YegP family protein, producing the protein MGSFELKKAKNDQIYFVLKAANGEVILKSEMYTTKAAAQNGIKSVQTNSPDAGLYDLKEAANGQFHFNLKAKNHQIIGSSEMYKSKSGAENGIKSVQKNGPTDKIKDLTV; encoded by the coding sequence ATGGGCAGTTTTGAGCTGAAAAAAGCAAAAAATGATCAGATTTACTTTGTTCTGAAAGCCGCCAATGGCGAGGTTATCCTTAAAAGTGAGATGTATACCACCAAGGCTGCCGCACAAAACGGAATCAAGTCCGTTCAGACCAATTCTCCGGATGCTGGACTGTACGACCTGAAAGAAGCCGCAAACGGCCAATTCCACTTCAATCTGAAAGCCAAAAACCACCAAATCATTGGCAGCAGTGAAATGTATAAATCGAAATCAGGTGCAGAAAATGGGATCAAGTCGGTGCAGAAAAACGGGCCGACCGACAAGATTAAAGATCTGACTGTCTGA
- a CDS encoding lactate utilization protein, with product MSQARHAILAKLRAGKKSGKTDKPTPLYSPWLASDEATRLTRFCTQLTANHAQVHQCQAADLQSQIHDIVTSMTTPRIATGTQGQYLAKIREGCQSADIVPFIQPIERWKESLFSEIDIGITHTHAAIADTGTLVLWPDSTEPRTLSLVPPCHLALVNASDIADNFADLIQAQDWHHGLPTNVVLISGPSKTADIQQTLAYGAHGPRQLIVIVLTDR from the coding sequence ATGAGTCAGGCCAGACATGCCATTCTGGCAAAACTGCGGGCAGGAAAAAAATCGGGGAAAACGGACAAGCCCACACCTCTTTATTCACCCTGGCTCGCTTCCGATGAAGCCACCCGTCTGACGCGGTTTTGTACGCAGCTCACCGCCAACCACGCGCAGGTTCACCAGTGTCAAGCAGCAGACCTGCAGTCACAAATACATGACATTGTCACAAGCATGACAACCCCCCGAATCGCCACAGGAACACAGGGACAATATCTGGCGAAAATTCGTGAAGGCTGTCAATCGGCAGACATTGTGCCGTTTATACAGCCGATTGAGCGCTGGAAGGAGAGTTTATTCTCTGAAATCGATATAGGTATCACACATACCCATGCAGCTATCGCAGACACCGGGACGCTGGTTCTTTGGCCGGATTCGACTGAGCCCCGGACTTTGTCTCTGGTGCCGCCTTGCCATCTTGCGCTGGTGAACGCATCTGACATTGCCGACAACTTTGCCGATTTGATACAAGCCCAAGACTGGCACCATGGGCTGCCGACCAATGTGGTACTGATTTCCGGTCCGTCAAAAACAGCCGATATTCAGCAAACCCTGGCGTATGGTGCCCATGGCCCCCGGCAACTGATCGTCATTGTGCTGACTGATCGGTAA
- a CDS encoding TDT family transporter, translating to MTLGRAFIQVPTAQAALALAITGTGLAWSLFYPEVGGHIRAICAWVGACLLIPVIMKYLFNPSLFLCDLRHPLYGSLMAPISMTMLVLADYLAGIHQASAKLIWYPALCLHFTMMVLFFRFQLSQFRLIHLYPSWFLYPVGAISGTMAGSQLGYAEFSIFMTNACVAIYFFMLPVVLYRLCFAGRLPRVARPTLTIMAAPVNLSLTAYLTNLTQPDPILTGALAGIAITMTIFVYLCYIDILKYRFQPSMAAITFPSVISAVAMYRLTEWLPDDHALAKYLNLTGVFEITVATLLVLWVGTNYAIHYWNCYIREPLQAKQ from the coding sequence GTGACACTTGGCAGAGCATTTATTCAAGTCCCAACCGCCCAGGCTGCATTAGCGCTTGCCATCACGGGTACCGGTCTTGCCTGGTCATTGTTCTACCCCGAAGTCGGGGGCCATATTCGCGCCATTTGCGCCTGGGTGGGCGCTTGCCTGCTGATACCGGTGATCATGAAATACCTGTTCAATCCGAGTCTGTTTCTCTGCGACCTGCGTCATCCCTTATATGGCAGTCTGATGGCACCGATTTCGATGACGATGCTGGTGCTCGCGGATTATCTGGCCGGTATCCATCAGGCCAGCGCTAAACTGATCTGGTATCCGGCCCTGTGCCTGCATTTCACCATGATGGTGCTCTTTTTCAGGTTTCAGTTAAGCCAGTTCCGGCTCATTCACTTGTATCCCAGCTGGTTTCTCTACCCGGTAGGAGCGATCAGCGGCACGATGGCGGGTTCTCAGCTGGGGTATGCTGAGTTTTCAATTTTTATGACCAACGCCTGTGTTGCGATTTACTTTTTCATGCTGCCCGTTGTGCTATACCGCCTGTGCTTTGCCGGTAGACTGCCCCGCGTTGCCAGACCGACACTCACCATCATGGCCGCGCCAGTGAACCTGTCTCTGACGGCTTACCTGACCAACCTGACGCAACCCGATCCAATACTGACCGGTGCACTGGCGGGTATTGCAATCACCATGACGATCTTTGTTTACCTGTGCTACATCGATATTCTCAAATACCGCTTTCAGCCTTCCATGGCAGCCATTACCTTTCCATCCGTCATCAGTGCCGTCGCGATGTACCGGCTCACAGAATGGCTGCCGGATGATCATGCACTGGCCAAGTATCTGAACCTGACCGGCGTGTTTGAAATCACAGTCGCAACCTTGCTGGTGCTTTGGGTCGGCACCAACTATGCCATCCATTACTGGAACTGCTATATTCGCGAGCCGCTTCAGGCCAAACAGTAA
- a CDS encoding LutB/LldF family L-lactate oxidation iron-sulfur protein, which produces MSKYQPEQFHQQAADALADPQLRQNFRGAMDYLQEKRRSAFADPKEEADIRDCAEAIRQRCLSHLPELLEQLEANCTANGIQVHWAENAADANAIFLAIAQAATSPSDHPLLMIKGKSMVSEEINLNHEMAKHGITCLESDMGEYIIQLDGDTPSHIIMPAIHKNKQQVCDTFSEHLPHFTPTTDVDTLIQTGRQQLREKFRTAQIGVSGVNFAVAETGTLCLVENEGNGRMCTTVPDIHIAITGIEKVVAYLSDVPPLYSALTRSATGQAITTYFNMISSPRKPGELDGPKAVHLILLDNGRTQAYQDEETRQTLQCIRCGACMNHCPVYTRIGGHAYGTVYPGPIGKIISPHLLGLEATQDLVTASTLCGACGEVCPVRIPIPSLLQRLRHEAKQPPDPGHDPLKGQRAAASTSEALMMKGFALAATHPALYHAGTWTAGKVNQWIPDKLGHWTQCRTAPKPAPKSLHHLMKRKRKGESS; this is translated from the coding sequence ATGAGTAAATATCAGCCGGAACAGTTTCATCAACAGGCTGCTGACGCCTTAGCCGATCCGCAACTGCGTCAGAATTTTCGCGGCGCCATGGACTACCTGCAGGAAAAAAGACGCAGTGCTTTTGCCGATCCTAAAGAAGAAGCTGATATCCGTGATTGTGCAGAAGCCATTCGACAACGCTGTTTAAGCCATCTGCCTGAATTACTGGAGCAACTGGAAGCGAACTGTACCGCCAATGGCATTCAGGTCCACTGGGCAGAAAACGCCGCCGATGCGAATGCGATTTTTCTCGCCATTGCTCAGGCCGCGACTTCGCCTTCTGATCATCCGCTGCTGATGATCAAAGGCAAGTCCATGGTCAGTGAGGAAATCAATCTGAACCATGAAATGGCGAAACATGGGATCACCTGTCTGGAAAGTGACATGGGCGAATATATCATCCAGCTGGATGGCGACACGCCCTCTCACATCATCATGCCGGCCATTCACAAAAATAAGCAGCAGGTCTGTGACACTTTCTCTGAACATCTCCCCCACTTCACACCGACTACAGATGTCGACACGCTGATTCAGACCGGCCGCCAGCAACTGCGGGAAAAGTTTCGGACCGCGCAGATTGGCGTCTCTGGCGTCAATTTTGCCGTCGCCGAAACCGGCACGCTTTGTCTGGTAGAAAACGAAGGCAACGGCCGTATGTGTACAACCGTACCTGACATTCACATTGCCATTACCGGCATCGAAAAAGTGGTGGCGTATCTCAGCGATGTACCGCCGCTTTACAGTGCGCTGACCCGATCGGCGACCGGGCAGGCAATTACAACGTATTTCAATATGATTTCCTCGCCGAGAAAGCCGGGCGAGCTGGATGGCCCGAAAGCGGTGCACCTGATCTTGCTGGATAACGGACGGACCCAAGCCTATCAGGATGAAGAAACCCGGCAAACGCTGCAATGTATTCGCTGCGGCGCGTGCATGAATCACTGCCCGGTGTATACCCGGATTGGCGGACATGCCTACGGAACCGTCTATCCCGGCCCCATCGGCAAAATTATTTCTCCTCATTTGCTCGGTCTGGAAGCAACGCAGGATTTAGTCACCGCGTCCACTTTATGTGGTGCCTGCGGCGAAGTGTGTCCGGTGCGGATCCCGATTCCATCCCTGCTGCAGCGACTCCGGCACGAAGCAAAACAACCGCCGGATCCTGGCCATGATCCCCTGAAAGGTCAGCGAGCTGCCGCCAGTACCTCAGAAGCCCTGATGATGAAAGGCTTTGCGCTGGCCGCCACCCATCCCGCTTTGTATCACGCGGGCACCTGGACTGCGGGGAAGGTAAATCAGTGGATTCCAGACAAACTCGGCCACTGGACCCAATGCCGCACGGCCCCGAAACCGGCGCCCAAAAGCTTACACCATCTGATGAAACGAAAACGCAAGGGAGAGTCCTCATGA